In the genome of Brienomyrus brachyistius isolate T26 chromosome 17, BBRACH_0.4, whole genome shotgun sequence, one region contains:
- the LOC125711743 gene encoding cell adhesion molecule-related/down-regulated by oncogenes-like: MDTLWTLLYAALCLSQAPPFSCTDTSLSFRLEPLSVVQKPGGVVLLRCAARQPTALLSWLFQGRPLDSGSAGGAVRLRPGLLTLPSLQYSQAGRYQCVAHTEAGTIGSRLARVTVAEMADFAESRRRAVTVEQGGTVLIPCLMPPSTPPALPRLRVRGEWLEQSTDEYLILPSGNLQIASASPHHQGVYKCGAYNPVTRETRLETHGTKLAVRQPRGLSPLRLIHPLAPLTLVVLQSNDITLECVLEGSQAPQVRWTKNGQEVAMGSSHRMVLNNLVLMGVSPSDSGTYQCSASSRTGGVVTANYTVIVQEPASVAQGLTDQSVPVGSSVVFTCVAKGNPSPNITWVFNSAPIMLSARLQIFGSSLHVSNASSEDQGMFQCLVDNGIGSAQSTGRLSVLSALSSRPQIWAPPSGGHFLEGGPVSLSCNATGQPLPVIRWYNAAGPIASHPSRLLQPVEATTRAFPDVSPYVIVSRPGSSLLFIQAVSVAQAGKYTCEASNKLGSVTAEASLFVGLSASTTVGPTSSTPLPNSPVQNDEGEEPLGQEEGPSYEVDTPAERPSDLPTPEAPIITSPPQTHRHDAYDLQWRAGRAWGRPIHAYFVRYRKLDDEGNVAGSWHTIRVPGSEKSLRLSDLEPSSLYEVLMVARSTGGDGQPAMLTFRTGRERSAPSSKSPSKMPFLAVPEKSQDRESSSTHFGMVMHERVPEAPDRPTISMATESSVYVTWIPRANGGSPITAFRVEYRQQNRGATWLVAADNISPLKLSVEVPDLEPGSTYRFRVVALNMYGESPHSAPSRPYQVSSASPPLTVRPVAGPHISSTDAISDTQIMLRWTYTPSSNNNTPIQGFYIYYRPTDSDNDSDYKREVVEGNKESHLIGQLQPETSYDIKMQCFNDGGESEYSNVMICETKARQAPGAAPEHPITPSGPYLPPSSMPAGGLLYLIVGGVLAIMVFILLVFIVMCLWRNRQQRAVHKFDPNGYLYQPPEMNGHMMEYTTLPNGGHSNGYGHGGSLPPPACHHLHHKLPNGVTLLNGSPALYPHDHTHSHQPPSGGRVYASSQPESVDCTNCQNFCNNNRCYTKANGAFPGGTHPIVHRASPCPQDGLELLPLAHMSPPPHGPGDQWRVGGGDRESVGEPDEAQTALSSSQNSCCQSSEEGERGSRCGGADEPSRCWESRDLPKLDQIGCSRRHLQAAE; the protein is encoded by the exons ATGGACACTCTCTGGACACTCCTGTATGCCGCCCTGTGTCTCAGTCAGGCCCCACCCTTCAGCTGCACCG ACACGTCCCTGTCCTTCCGTTTGGAGCCGCTGTCCGTGGTGCAGAAGCCGGGGGGTGTTGTGCTCCTCCGCTGTGCAGCCCGGCAGCCCACAGCCCTCCTGTCCTGGCTCTTCCAGGGGCGCCCCCTGGATTCCgggtcagcagggggcgctgttcgCCTCCGGCCTGGACTGCTTACCCTGCCCTCACTGCAGTATAGCCAGGCAGGCCGGTACCAATGTGTGGCACATACAGAGGCAGGGACCATCGGCAGCCGGCTCGCCCGTGTCACCGTGGCAG AAATGGCTGACTTCGCTGAGTCTCGGCGGCGGGCCGTCACAGTGGAGCAGGGGGGCACCGTGCTCATCCCGTGTCTGATgccccccagcaccccccccgCACTTCCCCGGCTGCGTGTGCGTGGGGAATGGCTGGAGCAGTCCACAG ATGAATATTTAATCCTTCCATCGGGGAACCTTCAGATCGCATCggcctccccccaccaccagggggTGTACAAGTGTGGGGCCTACAACCCTGTGACCCGGGAGACGAGACTGGAGACCCACGGCACCAAACTCGCTGTCAGGC AACCCCGGGGGCTCTCGCCTCTGCGGCTCATCCACCCCCTGGCCCCCCTGACGCTCGTGGTCCTGCAGTCTAATGACATCACCCTGGAGTGTGTCCTGGAAGGAAGCCAGGCTCCTCAAGTCCGCTGGACCAAAAATGGACAGGAAGTGGCAATGGGTTCTAGCCACAGGATGGTGCTAAACAACTTGGTGTTGATGGGCGTGAGTCCCAGTGACAGCGGGACATACCAGTGCTCTGCCAGCAGCCGCACTGGGGGCGTGGTCACAGCAAACTACACTGTCATCGTTCAAG AACCCGCCTCCGTGGCACAAGGCCTGACTGACCAATCGGTGCCTGTTGGGTCTTCAGTCGTCTTCACTTGCGTGGCGAAGGGAAACCCCTCTCCTAATATCACATGGGTGTTCAACTCTGCCCCAATCATGCTATCGGCCCGCCTCCAGATCTTTGGCTCCTCCCTCCATGTCTCCAATGCCTCTAGTGAGGACCAGGGAATGTTCCAGTGCCTGGTGGACAACGGGATTGGATCTGCCCAGTCAACTGGCAGACTCTCTGTCCTTTCAG ctctaAGTTCCAGGCCACAGATTTGGGCGCCTCCTTCAGGAGGGCACTTTCTGGAGGGGGGCCCGGTGTCCCTGTCCTGCAATGCAACTGGCCAACCCCTGCCTGTCATTCGCTGGTACAATGCGGCCGGACCCATCGCCAGCCACCCATCCCGCCTCCTCCAGCCGGTAGAGGCCACGACCAGGGCCTTTCCTGACGTCTCCCCCTACGTCATTGTGTCTCGGCCGGGCAGCAGTTTACTCTTCATCCAGGCTGTGAGTGTGGCCCAAGCGGGAAAGTACACATGCGAGGCCTCCAACAAGCTGGGCTCCGTAACGGCTGAGGCGTCTCTCTTCGTGG GGCTGTCGGCCAGCACCACGGTGGGTCCTACGTCCAGCACGCCACTTCCCAACAGCCCCGTCCAAAACGATGAAGGGGAGGAGCCACTGGGCCAGGAGGAAGGCCCGTCGTACGAGGTGGACACACCCGCTGAAAGACCTAGCGACCTGCCCACCCCAGAGGCTCCGATCATCACAAGCCCTCCCcagacacacaggcatgatGCGTATGACCTGCAGTGGCGGGCGGGGAGAGCCTGGGGACGCCCCATCCATGCTTACTTCGTCCGCTACCGTAAG CTGGACGACGAGGGCAACGTGGCAGGCAGCTGGCATACGATCCGTGTTCCTGGCAGCGAGAAGAGTCTGCGGCTCTCGGACCTGGAGCCGTCCAGCCTGTATGAGGTGCTGATGGTGGCGCGGAGTACGGGGGGGGATGGGCAGCCGGCCATGCTCACCTTCCGCACCGGTAGGG aacGGAGCGCCCCCTCCAGCAAGAGTCCCTCGAAGATGCCCTTCCTGGCTGTGCCTGAGAAGTCCCAGGATCGCGAGAGCTCCAGCACTCACTTCGGGATGGTGATGCATGAGAGGG TCCCCGAGGCCCCGGATCGGCCCACCATCTCCATGGCGACGGAAAGTTCCGTCTACGtgacgtggatccccagggCCAATGGGGGCTCACCCATCACGGCGTTCCGCGTGGAATACCGACAGCAGAACCGCGGTGCCACTTGGCTGGTGGCGGCTGACAACATCTCCCCACTCAAGCTGTCGGTGGAGGTCCCAGACCTAGAGCCAG GCTCCACTTACCGCTTCCGCGTCGTCGCCCTGAATATGTACGGCGAAAGTCCCCACAGCGCCCCCTCCAGGCCATACCAGGTGTCTTCGGCCAGCCCGCCGTTAACTGTGCGCCCGGTGGCTGGCCCCCACATCTCTTCCACGGATGCCATCAGTGACACACAGATCATGCTACGCTGGACA TACACCCCCTCCAGCAACAACAACACCCCCATCCAGGGCTTCTACATCTACTACCGGCCGACGGACAGCGATAACGACAGCGATTACAAGCGGGAGGTGGTGGAAG gcaacAAAGAGTCGCACCTGATTGGCCAGCTTCAGCCTGAGACATCGTATGATATCAAGATGCAGTGTTTCAACGACGGGGGGGAGAGTGAATACAGTAACGTCATGATCTGCGAGACTAAAG CCCGCCAGGCCCCAGGCGCAGCCCCTGAACACCCCATCACCCCGTCGGGCCCGTACCTGCCGCCGTCCTCCATGCCAGCAGGGGGCCTGCTCTACCTGATTGTGGGCGGCGTTCTGGCCATCATGGTCTTCATCCTGCTGGTCTTCATCGTCATGTGTCTGTGGAGGAATCGGCAACAGAGAGCCGTCCACA AGTTTGACCCCAACGGGTACCTGTACCAGCCCCCGGAGATGAACGGTCACATGATGGAATACACTACCCTGCCCAACGGGGGCCACTCCAACGGATATGGACATGGCGGctctctgccgccccctgcctGCCACCACTTGCACCACAAGCTGCCCAATGGCGTGACTCTGCTTAATGGCTCGCCGGCCCTCTACCCTCACGACCACACGCACTCTCACCAGCCGCCAAGT GGAGGCAGAGTGTACGCGTCGTCACAGCCGGAGTCTGTGGACTGCACGAACTGCCAGAACTTCTGTAACAACAACAG GTGTTACACCAAAGCCAACGGAGCGTTCCCTGGGGGCACCCACCCCATCGTTCACCGTGCCTCGCCGTGCCCACAGGACGGCCTGGAGCTACTTCCCCTAGCTCATATGTCCCCGCCCCCCCACGGCCCCGGCGACCAATGGCGTGTTGGGGGGGGCGACCGGGAGAGTGTGGGAGAGCCAGACGAAGCCCAGACGGCGCTATCCTCTTCCCAGAATTCCTGCTGTCAGTCATCAGAGGAGGGAG AGCGGGGCAGTCGCTGCGGGGGGGCGGACGAGCCTTCGCGCTGCTGGGAGAGCCGGGATCTGCCCAAGCTGGACCAGATCGGCTGCTCAAGGCGCCACTTGCAGGCCGCTGAGTGA